Proteins encoded in a region of the Triticum dicoccoides isolate Atlit2015 ecotype Zavitan chromosome 3A, WEW_v2.0, whole genome shotgun sequence genome:
- the LOC119267206 gene encoding 1-aminocyclopropane-1-carboxylate synthase 7-like, with the protein MGGMLLPAASSPPLSRVATSSAHGEDSPYFAGWRAYDDDPYDAVTNPGGVIQMGLAENQVSFDLLEGFLREHPEAAGWGGARPGSGVASFRDNALFQDYHGLKTFRKAMASFMEKIRGGKVRFDPDRIVLTAGATAANELLTFILANPGDALLIPTPYYPGFDRDLRWRTGVNIVPVHCHSSNGFQVTVAALEAAYEEAAAAGMSVRGVLLTNPSNPLGTTVERSALEDVLDFVVRKNIHLISDEIYSGSVFAAPDLVSVAELVESRGDDVAGRVHIVYSLSKDLGLPGFRVGVVYSYNDAVVTAARRMSSFTLVSSQTQKTLAAMLSDAAFAQEYIRTNRERLRVRHDHMVAGLARSGVPCLPSNAGLFVWMDMRRLLRDGGEATVADELRLWDLMLREVKLNISPGSSCHCSEPGWFRVCFANMSLDTLDVALARMSRFMDRWNKATTLQEQH; encoded by the exons ATGGGCGGCATGCTGTTGCCCGCTGCTTCCTCGCCTCCCCTGTCGCGGGTGGCGACCTCCAGCGCCCACGGCGAGGACTCCCCCTACTTCGCCGGGTGGAGGGCCTACGACGACGACCCCTACGACGCCGTCACCAACCCCGGCGGCGTCATCCAGATGGGCCTCGcggagaaccaggtctccttcgaCCTCCTGGAGGGGTTCCTCAGGGAGCACCCGGAGGCGGCCGGGTGGGGCGGCGCCCGCCCCGGCTCCGGCGTCGCCAGCTTCCGGGACAACGCCCTCTTCCAGGACTACCACGGCCTCAAAACCTTCCGGAAG GCGATGGCGAGtttcatggagaagataaggggcGGAAAGgtgaggtttgaccctgaccgcatCGTGCTCACCGCCGGCGCGACGGCGGCCAACGAGCTGCTCACGTTCATCCTCGCCAACCCGGGAGACGCGCTGCTCATCCCTACGCCGTACTACCCGGG GTTTGATCGGGACTTGCGGTGGAGGACGGGGGTGAACATCGTGCCCGTGCACTGCCACAGCTCCAACGGCTTCCAGGTCACGGTCGCCGCGCTCGAggcggcgtacgaggaggccgcggcggcggggatgagcgtccgcggcgtccttctcaCGAACCCGTCCAACCCGCTCGGCACGACGGTGGAGCGGTCGGCGCTGGaggacgtcctcgacttcgtcgtgCGCAAGAACATCCACCTCATCTCCGACGAGATATACTCCGGCTCCGTGTTCGCCGCGCCGGACCTCGTCAGCGTGGCGGAGCTCGTCGAGTCGCGCGGCGACGACGTCGCCGGGCGCGTGCACATCGTGTACAGCCTCTCCAAGGACCTGGGGCTCCCGGGGTTCCGCGTCGGCGTGGTGTACTCGTACAACGACGCGGTGGTCACGGCCGCGCGGCGCATGTCCAGCTTCACGCTCGTGTCGTCGCAGACGCAGAAGACGCTCGCCGCCATGCTCTCCGACGCCGCGTTCGCACAGGAGTACATCCGCACCAACCGCGAGCGCCTCAGGGTGCGGCACGACCACATGGTGGCCGGGCTGGCCCGCTCCGGCGTGCCGTGCCTGCCCAGCAATGCCGGGCTGTTCGTGTGGATGGACATGCGGCGGCTGCTCCGTGACGGCGGTGAGGCCACGGTCGCCGACGAGCTGCGGCTGTGGGACCTGATGCTGCGCGAGGTGAAGCTCAACATCTCGCCGGGGTCGTCGTGCCATTGCTCGGAGCCCGGGTGGTTCAGGGTGTGCTTCGCCAACATGAGCCTGGACACGCTGGACGTTGCACTGGCGAGGATGAGCCGCTTCATGGACAGGTGGAACAAGGCGACAACGCTGCAGGAACAGCACTAG